One Bacteroidota bacterium DNA window includes the following coding sequences:
- a CDS encoding T9SS type A sorting domain-containing protein — translation ELVNGKLTAGEKSVSFNAAGLSSGVYIYRIQAGNQTVTRSMLLTK, via the coding sequence TGAACTGGTGAATGGTAAATTAACCGCTGGTGAGAAATCGGTGTCCTTCAACGCCGCCGGACTGAGCAGCGGAGTCTATATCTACCGCATCCAGGCTGGGAATCAGACGGTTACCCGGTCGATGTTGCTGACGAAGTAA